In one Balaenoptera musculus isolate JJ_BM4_2016_0621 chromosome 20, mBalMus1.pri.v3, whole genome shotgun sequence genomic region, the following are encoded:
- the HCRT gene encoding orexin: protein MNPPSTKVSWATVTLLLLLLLLPPALLSPGAVAQPLPDCCRQKTCSCRLYELLHGAGNHAAGILTLGKRRPGPPGLQGRLQRLLQASGNHAAGILTMGRRAGAESAPRPCPGRRCPAEATSSVAPGGRSGV from the exons ATGAATCCTCCCTCTACAAAG GTCTCCTGGGCCACCGTGACgctgctgctcctgctgctgttgctgccgCCTGCACTGCTGTCGCCCGGGGCGGTCGCGCAGCCTCTGCCCGACTGCTGCCGTCAGAAGACGTGCTCCTGCCGCCTCTACGAGCTACTGCACGGCGCGGGCAATCACGCGGCCGGCATCCTCACGCTGGGCAAGCGGCGGCCGGGGCCCCCGGGCCTCCAGGGCCGGTTGCAGCGCCTCCTGCAGGCCAGTGGCAACCACGCGGCCGGCATCCTGACCATGGGCCGCCGCGCAGGCGCAGAGTCAGCGCCGCGCCCCTGCCCCGGGCGCCGGTGTCCCGCTGAGGCCACCTCTTCTGTCGCGCCCGGGGGACGGTCCGGGGTCTGA